The following coding sequences lie in one Apium graveolens cultivar Ventura chromosome 3, ASM990537v1, whole genome shotgun sequence genomic window:
- the LOC141714269 gene encoding RING-H2 finger protein ATL78-like produces MSFSTLIDARVAFQQVQPNIYSRRLLLQNPIYQQQAAATPPQSGNASGPSEHNPRDNSLDANIVMILSVLLCALVCSLCLNFLVKCTLRCLRLVASESSESSSAGLANTGIKKKALKTFPIVNYSADLKLPGLDAECVICLSEFAPGERVKVLPKCNHGFHVKCIDRWLTSHSSCPTCRHCLIQTCQKIVDCSMPAASLPVQPHEETIIVRIAPLEAEGVLCNYQT; encoded by the coding sequence ATGTCTTTTTCTACTCTAATCGATGCCAGAGTTGCCTTTCAACAAGTTCAACCCAACATTTACTCGAGGAGGTTGCTCTTACAAAACCCTATTTATCAACAACAGGCTGCAGCTACTCCTCCCCAAAGTGGCAACGCAAGCGGTCCATCAGAACATAATCCCAGGGATAATAGTCTTGATGCAAATATTGTAATGATACTCTCAGTCCTCTTGTGTGCCTTAGTTTGCTCACTATGCCTGAACTTTCTAGTCAAGTGCACCTTAAGATGTTTAAGGTTAGTAGCCTCTGAATCAAGTGAAAGCTCGTCGGCTGGTTTGGCCAATACTGGCATCAAGAAAAAAGCCCTCAAAACTTTCCCAATAGTAAATTACTCAGCTGATTTAAAGCTACCTGGATTGGATGCTGAATGCGTAATATGCCTCTCAGAGTTTGCTCCAGGCGAGCGTGTGAAGGTTCTGCCCAAGTGCAACCATGGATTTCATGTCAAATGCATCGATAGGTGGCTCACTTCCCATTCCTCCTGCCCAACTTGTAGGCACTGCCTGATTCAAACATGTCAGAAAATAGTCGATTGCAGCATGCCTGCGGCCTCACTACCAGTTCAACCACATGAAGAAACTATTATTGTCAGAATTGCACCTTTAGAGGCTGAGGGTGTATTATGTAATTATCAAACATAG